DNA from bacterium:
GAGATGGAACAGACACTGAACCAGATGCTCTCGGAAATGGACGGCTTCGAACCGAATGAGGATGTCATCGTCATGGCGGCAACCAACCAGCCCGATGTGCTCGATCCCGCCCTGCTGCGTCCCGGACGCTTCGATCGCCGCATCACCGTTGACCTCCCCAACCTGCAGGAGCGCGAGCAGATACTCGGTGTGCATACACGCAAAGTGCCTCTGTCCGAGGATATCAATCTGAAAGATATCGCCCGCAGCACTCCGGGCAATTCCGGGGCAGACCTGAAAAACCTTGTCAACGAGGCGGCCATCCTGGCATCAAAGAAGCGGAAGGACCAAGTTGAGAAGGAAGATTTCATGAACGCACTCGACACCATCATTCTGGGACACGTGCGTTCGAGTATCATCCTCAGTGATGAAGAGAAACGACGGACGGCCTATCATGAAGGTGGCCATGCGCTGATCGCGAAGCTCACCCCTGGCTCCGATCCCGTCACCAAGGTTTCCATCGTGCCACGGGGACGCGCTCTCGGCGTTACGATGCAGACCCCGCTTGACGAACGACATAACTATACAGAGGATTATCTGCTCTCACGCCTTGCCGTACTTTTCGGCGGTCGCGCAGCAGAAGATATCGTGTTCGGCACGATCAGTACGGGTGCGGAAAACGATCTCATGCACGCCACGACACTGGCACGCAACATGGTCGCACGATACGGGATGAGCGAACGTCTCGGCCATATGTCGCTGATGGACGGCAACGAATCATATATCAACGACAATCCCTTTTCGCAGCGCAATTTCAGTGAGGAGACGCTGCAGCTCGTCGACGGGGAAACGCGCAGAATGATCAAGGAAGCCTATGACCGCGCACGTGAGCTGCTGACCCGTGATCGTGCCACGCTCGACTTGATTGCCGAAGCCCTCATTATCCAGGAGGGACTCGAAGGCGAGGAACTCGAGTACATCATCCGGGAGAAAGCCATCCCTCCGCATTTCGGTGAGAACGGGCACGGGACTGAGAAGGCGTCCGACTGACCGTGCATTGATCTGCATTTGCAAAAAGCGCATCCCCGAAAAGGATGCGCTTTTTGTTTGCCTGGCAGAGAAAAGACTTTATTCGCTGGGCGATTCCTGATCGCTGCGCTTCACCATGCGGGCGCCGAACGCGCCGTCCATGCGGTGCTTGTGCGGATAGGTGGCAAGGAAACCGTCGCGATCGACAACCCTGTTGGGGACAAATTCCGCGGCATGCACGAGGGAGAATTCAGGGTGCGCCTTGAGGAACGCGCGGACGATCTCGTGATTCTCCTGCGGTTCGACGGTGCAGGTACTATAGACGAGCACGCCACCGGGCTTGACGAGTTTCGCCGCGTTGTCGAGAATGGCCGATTGCGTCTTCGTCAGGTTGACGATATCGTCGGAATCACGTTTCCACTTGATATCCGGCTTTTTGCTGAGCGTCCCGAGACCGGAGCATGGAGCATCGACCAGAACCTTGTCCGCAGGTTCAAGCTCGATCGTCGTGGCATCTCCTTCCACTGTCTCAAGAATTCCAACACCGATGCGTTCGGCATACTGCTTGACGAGGTTCAGGCGCACATCATAACGATCGACAGCAATGATGCGTCCATTGTTCTGCATATTCTCCGCGGCATGCAGTGCTTTGCCTCCGGGAGCAGAGCAAAGGTCTATGACGGTCTCTCCCGGCTTCGGATCCAGAAGCGTCCCAACAAGTCCGGCACTCTCATCCTGAATGCTGAACAGTCCTTCCGTGAACAGCCGCGCGTGGCGGATATTGGGGAGATTACGGACGGTCACATAATCACGCATGTAGAAACAGCGACGGTAGTCAATACCGACTTCCACCAACTCGTTGACGAACTCCTTGTAGTTCGTCTTCAGACGGTTCGGGCGCAAAGTGAGGAACGGCCGCATGTTGTTTGCCTTGCACAGTGATTCCGTTTCCTCGAACCCGTAGCGTGCATGCCACCGCTTGACGATCCAGGATGGATGCGAATGAACAACGGAGAGATACTGTACCTCGTCGTTTGTCGCCAGCGGATAGCGGATGTTCTCTACATTCCGGGCGATGTTCCGAAGAAGTCCGTTCATCGTATCTGCCAGGCGCTGGCCACGGTATTTCTTCACGAATTCAACCGCCTCATTCACTGCCGCATGATGCGGAATGCGCGTGAGAAAGAGGATCTGGTACAGAGCCACACGCAGAGCATTGCGCACGTTCGGTGCGACTTTCGAATACTGTCCGTGATAGAAACCCGTAAGCACCCAGTCGAGCTTCGACTGATTGCGCAGCACACCGTGCACGAGTTCGTTGAGCAGACGTTTGTCCGGGGGATTGAGATCGCCGGTTTCCAGTTCGA
Protein-coding regions in this window:
- the ftsH gene encoding ATP-dependent zinc metalloprotease FtsH, with protein sequence MSKEKQQREQQEQQGPQFPMKGMNMYRWFLIALILIFGLQFFWNWSQQGSTLPYSRFKELVASGKIAKVEIDQGVLAAYKENKGDKKENTTTPAYTVVIPTSIPDDNLMKLLDEHDVTVVAVQDNSGVWTTIIWFILPIVIMLGFFMFMSSRLRGGGGGAGGLLSMGKMNAQSYTKEKVKTTFDDVAGAKEQKEALYEIIHFLRRPQDFHRLGGRAPKGVLLVGPPGTGKTLLARAVAGEAGVPFYHVSGSAFLEMLVGVGASRVRDLFATAKKNAPCIIFVDEIDSIGRRRGGIQGFYGGGASEMEQTLNQMLSEMDGFEPNEDVIVMAATNQPDVLDPALLRPGRFDRRITVDLPNLQEREQILGVHTRKVPLSEDINLKDIARSTPGNSGADLKNLVNEAAILASKKRKDQVEKEDFMNALDTIILGHVRSSIILSDEEKRRTAYHEGGHALIAKLTPGSDPVTKVSIVPRGRALGVTMQTPLDERHNYTEDYLLSRLAVLFGGRAAEDIVFGTISTGAENDLMHATTLARNMVARYGMSERLGHMSLMDGNESYINDNPFSQRNFSEETLQLVDGETRRMIKEAYDRARELLTRDRATLDLIAEALIIQEGLEGEELEYIIREKAIPPHFGENGHGTEKASD
- the rsmB gene encoding 16S rRNA (cytosine(967)-C(5))-methyltransferase RsmB, producing MTNDSHSLPPLYTGVRGIAVKILTRVERTDAYLDKLLDIELETGDLNPPDKRLLNELVHGVLRNQSKLDWVLTGFYHGQYSKVAPNVRNALRVALYQILFLTRIPHHAAVNEAVEFVKKYRGQRLADTMNGLLRNIARNVENIRYPLATNDEVQYLSVVHSHPSWIVKRWHARYGFEETESLCKANNMRPFLTLRPNRLKTNYKEFVNELVEVGIDYRRCFYMRDYVTVRNLPNIRHARLFTEGLFSIQDESAGLVGTLLDPKPGETVIDLCSAPGGKALHAAENMQNNGRIIAVDRYDVRLNLVKQYAERIGVGILETVEGDATTIELEPADKVLVDAPCSGLGTLSKKPDIKWKRDSDDIVNLTKTQSAILDNAAKLVKPGGVLVYSTCTVEPQENHEIVRAFLKAHPEFSLVHAAEFVPNRVVDRDGFLATYPHKHRMDGAFGARMVKRSDQESPSE